A part of Ascochyta rabiei chromosome 3, complete sequence genomic DNA contains:
- a CDS encoding Dolichyl-diphosphooligosaccharide--protein glycotransferase, which translates to MAAAEEGQFLKQATGRNTRGLLRVVILCLIAGAAVSSRLFSVIRFESIIHEFDPWFNFRATKYLVQNGFYSFWDWFDDRTWHPLGRVTGGTLYPGLMVTSGAIYHLLRFLSLPIDIRNICVLLAPAFSGLTALATYLLTAEMVTSPSAGLLAAAFMGITPGYISRSVAGSYDNEAIAIFLLVFTFYLWIKAVKNGSMFWGALTALFYGYMVSAWGGYVFITNLLPLHAFVLICMGRYSPRLYVSYTSWYALGTLASMQIPFVGFLPIRSSEHMSALGVFGLIQLVAFVDWVRAQLPSKQFQTLLRALVLVVFVVAFGGLVLLTVTGVIAPWTGRFYSLWDTGYAKIHIPIIASVSEHQPTAWPAFFFDLSMMIWLFPAGVYMCFTKLTDEQVFIVIYAVLASYFAGVMVRLMLTLTPIVCVASAIAFSQILDTYLDAKTPVKTEPAEGDAADAASIAAAAVLPDGLRSTRKPLVGIHSYASKLTVVGASAVYLMLFVLHCTWVTSNAYSSPSVVLASKLPDGSQHIIDDYREAYYWLRQNTAQDAKIMSWWDYGYQIGGMADRPTLVDNNTWNNTHIATVGKAMSSKEEVSYPIMRQHEVDYVLVVFGGLLGYSGDDINKFLWMVRIAEGIWPDEVKERNFFTSRGEYRVDEEATPTMKNSLMYKMSYYNYNSLFPAGQAQDRVRGAKLPAEGPKLSTIEEAFTSENWIIRIYKVKDLDNFGRDHGSAIAFDQGHKKKRAAKRKGARVLRVD; encoded by the exons ATGGCCGCCGCAGAGGAAGGGCAATTCCTCAAGCAGGCCACTGGCCGAAACACTCGAGGCCTGCTTCGAGTTGTTATTCTGTGCTTGATTGCAGGTGCAGCTGTGAGCAGCCGTCTGTTCTCCGTGATCCGCTTCGAGAGCATCATTCACGAGT TCGACCCGTGGTTCAACTTCCGAGCAACAAAATACCTCGTCCAGAACGGCTTCTATAGCTTCTGGGATTGGTTCGATGACC GAACATGGCATCCCCTCGGTCGCGTTACTGGTGGTACCCTCTACCCCGGACTGATGGTCACCAGCGGTGCCATCTACCACCTCCTGCGCTTCCTCTCCCTACCCATCGATATCCGTAACATTTGCGTTCTCCTCGCCCCAGCCTTCTCTGGCCTTACTGCACTCGCAACGTACCTCTTGACCGCCGAGATGGTCACCTCACCCTCCGCCGGTCTGCTCGCCGCAGCGTTCATGGGTATCACCCCCGGTTACATTTCGCGTTCGGTTGCGGGTAGTTACGACAACGAGGCTATCGCCATTTTCCTGCTTGTCTTCACGTTCTACCTGTGGATCAAGGCTGTCAAGAACGGTTCCATGTTCTGGGGCGCGTTGACCGCGCTATTCTACGGATACATGGTCTCTGCGTGGGGAGGATACGTCTTCATTACGAACTTGCTGCCCCTGCACGCATTCGTTCTGATCTGCATGGGGCGTTACAGCCCCAGGCTTTACGTCAGCTACACTTCGTGGTATGCGCTCGGCACTCTTGCGAGTATGCAGATTCCGTTTGTCGGTTTCTTGCCTATCCGCAGTTCTGAGCACATGTCCGCGCTTGGTGTCTTTGGTCTCATCCAGCTCGTTGCTTTCGTCGACTGGGTCCGCGCTCAGCTTCCCAGCAAGCAGTTTCAAACTCTGCTCCGCGctctcgtcctcgtcgtcttcgtcgttgCGTTCGGTGGGCTTGTCCTTCTTACTGTTACTGGAGTTATCGCACCCTGGACTGGCCGTTTCTACTCGCTCTGGGATACTGGATACGCGAAGATTCATATACCCATCATCGCCTCTGTCTCAGAACACCAACCTACCGCATGGCCCGCTTTCTTCTTCGACTTGAGCATGATGATCTGGCTCTTCCCCGCCGGTGTCTACATGTGCTTCACTAAGCTCACCGACGAGCAGGTGTTCATTGTCATCTACGCTGTACTTGCCAGTTACTTCGCTGGTGTCATGGTCCGTCTCATGCTCACCTTGACCCCCATCGTCTGCGTAGCATCGGCCATTGCTTTCTCGCAGATCCTGGACACCTACCTCGATGCGAAGACCCCGGTCAAGACCGAGCCCGCAGAGGGCGATGCTGCTGATGCTGCTTCGATTGCTGCCGCTGCAGTTCTGCCCGATGGCCTTCGCTCAACTCGCAAGCCCCTCGTTGGTATCCACTCATATGCCTCCAAGCTTACAGTTGTCGGTGCTTCCGCTGTCTACCTTATGCTCTTTGTGCTCCACTGCACCTGGGTTACATCTAACGCCTACTCTTCGCCTTCTGTTGTGCTCGCGTCCAAGCTTCCTGACGGCAGCCAGCATATTATCGACGACTACCGTGAGGCGTACTACTGGCTTAGGCAGAACACTGCTCAAGACGCCAAGATCATGTCATGGTGGGACTACGGCTACCAGATTGGTGGTATGGCTGACCGCCCGACCCTTGTCGACAACAACACCTGGAACAACACCCACATTGCCACTGTTGGTAAGGCTATGAGCTCCAAGGAAGAGGTCTCCTACCCGATCATGCGCCAGCACGAGGTTGACTACGTGCTTGTTGTCTTTGGTGGTCTTCTCGGCTACTCCGGTGACGACATCAACAAGTTCCTCTGGATGGTTCGTATCGCCGAAGGTATCTGGCCTGATGAGGTAAAGGAGCGCAACTTCTTCACTTCCCGAGGCGAGTACCGTGTGGACGAGGAGGCTACACCAACCATGAAGAACAGCTTGAT GTACAAGATGTCCTACTACAACTACAACTCCCTCTTCCCCGCCGGACAGGCCCAGGACCGTGTTCGTGGCGCTAAGCTGCCCGCTGAGGGTCCTAAGCTCAGCACCATTGAGGAGGCATTCACCAGTGAGAACTGGATCATTAGGATCTACAAGGTCAAGGATCTTGACAACTTTGGCCGTGACCACGGGAGCGCCATCGCTTTTGACCAGGGccacaagaagaagagggcCGCGAAGAGGAAGGGCGCGAGAGTGTTGAGGGTGGACTAA